One Fusobacterium simiae DNA window includes the following coding sequences:
- a CDS encoding HU family DNA-binding protein has product MTKKEFVNAFAEKGELKIKDSERLVNAFLETIEDALLKGDGVRFIGFGSWEVKERSAREVKNPQTGKMIKVEAKKVVKFKVGKPLADKVAEQKAAKKATKKK; this is encoded by the coding sequence ATGACAAAAAAGGAATTTGTAAATGCATTTGCTGAAAAAGGAGAACTAAAAATTAAAGATTCTGAAAGATTAGTAAACGCTTTCTTAGAAACAATTGAAGATGCTTTACTAAAAGGTGATGGAGTAAGATTTATAGGATTTGGTTCTTGGGAAGTAAAAGAAAGAAGTGCGAGAGAAGTTAAAAACCCTCAAACTGGAAAAATGATTAAAGTTGAAGCTAAAAAGGTTGTTAAGTTCAAAGTTGGAAAACCTTTAGCTGACAAAGTAGCAGAACAAAAAGCTGCTAAAAAAGCTACTAAGAAAAAATAG